The genomic window CACCGCTGAGAAGTCCGGCGTCGTCATGGAGGTCTCGGCAGACGTCGTGACCGTGCAGCTGGACGAGGGCGGCACGCAGGACTACTTCCTGCGCAAGTTCGACCGCTCCAACCAGGGCACCAGCTACAACCAGCGCGTCATCGTCTCGGCGGGCGACCGCATCGAGGCCGGCGAGGTCATCGCCGACGGCCCGGCGACGGAGAACGGCGAGCTCGCGCTCGGCAAGAACCTCCTCGTCGCGTTCATGACGTGGGAGGGTCACAACTTCGAGGACGCGATCATCCTCAGCCAGGACCTGGTGAAGGACGACACCCTCTCCTCGATCCACATCGAGGAGTACGAGGTCGACGCCCGCGACACGAAGCTCGGCAAGGAGGAGATCACCCGTGACCTCCCCAACGTCAGCCCCGAGCTGCTGAAGGACCTCGACGAGCGCGGCATCGTCCGCATCGGCGCCGAGGTCCGCCCCGGTGACATCCTCGTCGGCAAGGTCACGCCCAAGGGTGAGACCGAGCTGAGCGCCGAGGAGCGTCTGCTGCGCGCGATCTTCAACGAGAAGAGCCGCGAGGTGCGCGACACGTCGCTGAAGGTCCCCCACGGCGAGCAGGGCACCATCATCGCCGTCAAGGAGTTCAACGCCGAGGACGGCGACGACGAGCTCGGCTCCGGCGTCAACCGCCGGGTCGTGGTCTACATCGCTCAGAAGCGCAAGATCACCGAGGGCGACAAGCTCGCCGGCCGTCACGGCAACAAGGGCGTCATCGCGAAGATCCTGCCCGTCGAGGACATGCCGTTCCTCGCGGACGGCACGCCCGTGCAGGTCGTGCTGAACCCGCTCGGCATCCCCGGTCGCATGAACTTCGGGCAGGTGCTCGAGCTCCACCTCGGCTGGATCGCCCAGCAGGGCTGGAAGGTCGAGGGCACTCCGGAGTGGGCGGGCAACCTGCCGCAGGAGGCCTTCGAGGCAGCCCCCGGCACCAAGGTCGCCACCCCGGTGTTCGACGGTGCGTTCGAGCAGGAGATCGCGGGTCTGCTGGATTCGACCCTGGTCAACCGCGACGGCGAGCGTCTGATCGACTCCACCGGAAAGACGCTGCTGTTCGACGGCCGCTCCGGCGAGCCGTTCCCGGCCCCGATCTCGGTCGGGTACATGTACATCCTGAAGCTGCACCACCTCGTGGACGACAAGATCCACGCGCGCTCCACCGGTCCGTACTCGATGATCACGCAGCAGCCGCTGGGTGGTAAGGCGCAGTTCGGTGGCCAGCGCTTCGGTGAGATGGAGGTGTGGGCCCTCGAGGCCTACGGCGCCGCATACGCGCTCCAGGAGCTCCTCACGATCAAGTCCGACGACATCGTGGGCCGCGTCAAGGTCTACGAGGCCATCGTCAAGGGCGAGAACATCCAGGAGCCCGGCATCCCCGAGTCCTTCAAGGTTCTGATGAAGGAGATGCAGTCGCTCTGCCTGAACGTCGAGGTCCTCTCGGCCGACGGCACGGCGGTCAATCTCCGCGACGGCGACGACGAGGCGTTCCGCGCCGCGGAGGAGCTCGGAATCAACATCTCCACCCGGTTCGAGTCGACGTCGATCGACGAGATCTGACCCGGACGATCACGGGTGGCCGCCCTGCGGCCACCCGATCACCGAAAACTTTCTGAGACACAGGAGAACTAGTGCTCGACGCAACATCTTTCGATGAGCTTCGGATCGGTCTTGCCACCGCCGACGACATCCGCCGTTGGTCCTTCGGCGAGGTCAAGAAGCCCGAAACCATCAACTACCGCACGCTGAAGCCGGAGAAGGACGGCCTCTTCGGCGAGCAGATCTTCGGTCCCTCCCGGGACTGGGAGTGCGCCTGCGGCAAGTACAAGCGGGTCCGCTTCAAGGGCATCGTCTGCGAGCGCTGCGGCGTGGAGGTCACCAAGAGCTCCGTCCGTCGCGAGCGCATGGGCCACATCGAGCTCGCCGCGCCCGTGACCCACATCTGGTACTTCAAGGGCGTTCCCTCGCGCCTCGGGTACCTGCTGGACATGGCGCCGAAGGACCTTGAGAAGGTCATCTACTTCGCCGCCTACATGGTCATCTCGGTCGACGAGGAGGCGCGTCACCGCGACCTGCCGACGCACGAGTCGAACCTGCGCCTGGAGATGAAGAACCTCGGCGACCGCCGCGACTCCCGGGTCGCCGCGCGCCTCGCGAAGCTGGAAGAGGAGCTCGCCGCCCTGGAGGCGGAGGGCGCCAAGGCCGACCAGAAGAAGAAGGTCAAGGATGCCGCCGAGAAGGAGATGGCATCCATCCGCAAGAACTTCGACGAGCAGATCTCGAAGCTCGAGCGGGTCTGGGAGGAGTTCCGCACCCTGGAGGTCGGAAACCTGAAGCAGGAAGACGACGTCTTCTACGAGCTGCAGGACCGCTTCGGCCAGTACTTCGAGGCCCACATGGGCGCCGAGTCCATCAAGCGCCGCCTGGAGGACTTCGACCTGGCCGCCGAGGCCGAGAACCTGCACCTGCAGATCTCGGAGGGCAAGGGTCAGCGCAAGATCCGCGCGATCAAGCGCCTGAAGGTCGTCAACTCCTTCCTGTCGACGGGCATGAGCCCGGCCGCCATGGTGCTGGACGTCGTCCCGGTGATCCCGCCGGAGCTGCGCCCCATGGTGCAGCTGGACGGTGGCCGCTTCGCGACCAGCGACCTGAACGACCTGTACCGCCGCGTGATCAACCGCAACAACCGCCTCCGTCGCCTGATCGATCTCGGTGCCCCCGACATCATCGTCAACAACGAGAAGCGCATGCTGCAGGAGGCCGTCGACGCGCTGTTCGACAACGGCCGCCGCGGTCGTCCCGTCACCGGCACCGGCAACCGTGCGCTGAAGTCGCTGTCCGACATGCTCAAGGGCAAGCAGGGCCGGTTCCGTCAGAACCTGCTCGGCAAGCGCGTGGACTACTCGGGCCGTTCGGTCATCATCGTCGGACCGCAGCTCAAGCTGCACCAGTGCGGCCTGCCCAAGCAGATGGCGCTGGAGCTGTTCAAGCCGTTCGTCATCAAGCGCCTGATCGACCTGGGTCACTCCCAGAACATCAAGGCCGCCAAGCGCGCCGTCGAGCGTACGCGTCCCGAGGTCTGGGACGTGCTCGAGGAGATCATCCGCGAGCGCCCCGTGCTGCTGAACCGTGCGCCGACGCTTCACCGCCTCGGCATCCAGGCGTTCGAGCCGCAGCTCGTCGAGGGCAAGGCCATCCAGCTCCACCCGCTGGTGTGTGCCGCGTTCAACGCCGACTTCGACGGTGACCAGATGGCCGTGCACCTGCCGCTGTCGGTCGAGGCCCAGGCCGAGGCCCGCATCCTGATGCTGGCGTCGAACAACATCCTGAAGCCGTCCGACGGCCGTCCGGTGACCCTGCCCTCGCAGGACATGATCATCGGCCTCCACCACCTGACCACGGTCAAGGAGGGCGCCACCGGCGAGGGTCGCGTGTTCGGCTCCGTCGGCGAGGCGATCCTGGCCAAGGACGAGGGCACCCTCGACCTGCAGGCCAAGGTGCGCATCCGCATCCGCGGGCTGTCGTTCCTCGAGGGCGAAGCGCCCGACGGCTACGAGCGTCACGGTCTCGTGGACGCCTCGCTCGGCCAGGCGATCTTCAACGACACCCTTCCCAAGGGCTACCCGTTCGTTCGCGAGCAGGCTGACAAGG from Microbacterium sp. zg-Y625 includes these protein-coding regions:
- a CDS encoding DNA-directed RNA polymerase subunit beta' translates to MLDATSFDELRIGLATADDIRRWSFGEVKKPETINYRTLKPEKDGLFGEQIFGPSRDWECACGKYKRVRFKGIVCERCGVEVTKSSVRRERMGHIELAAPVTHIWYFKGVPSRLGYLLDMAPKDLEKVIYFAAYMVISVDEEARHRDLPTHESNLRLEMKNLGDRRDSRVAARLAKLEEELAALEAEGAKADQKKKVKDAAEKEMASIRKNFDEQISKLERVWEEFRTLEVGNLKQEDDVFYELQDRFGQYFEAHMGAESIKRRLEDFDLAAEAENLHLQISEGKGQRKIRAIKRLKVVNSFLSTGMSPAAMVLDVVPVIPPELRPMVQLDGGRFATSDLNDLYRRVINRNNRLRRLIDLGAPDIIVNNEKRMLQEAVDALFDNGRRGRPVTGTGNRALKSLSDMLKGKQGRFRQNLLGKRVDYSGRSVIIVGPQLKLHQCGLPKQMALELFKPFVIKRLIDLGHSQNIKAAKRAVERTRPEVWDVLEEIIRERPVLLNRAPTLHRLGIQAFEPQLVEGKAIQLHPLVCAAFNADFDGDQMAVHLPLSVEAQAEARILMLASNNILKPSDGRPVTLPSQDMIIGLHHLTTVKEGATGEGRVFGSVGEAILAKDEGTLDLQAKVRIRIRGLSFLEGEAPDGYERHGLVDASLGQAIFNDTLPKGYPFVREQADKGKLSQIVNKLAEEYPKVEVAASLDRIKDAGFYWATRSGVTVALSDILTPPNKAEIVAGYEKQAAKVTAQFEKGLTTDAERRQELIKIWTEATDEVQKAMRDNFPADNTINRMVSSGARGNWLQIRNIAGMRGLVNNPKGEIIPRPIISSYREGLSVAEYFIATHGARKGLADTALRTADSGYLTRRLVDVSQDVIIREEDCGTNKGLEFTIAAPGADGALRRDENVENSVFARTLAADVVDAQGTVVASAGDDVGDVLIDKLVEAGVETIKVRSVLTCDSAVGVCANCYGRSLATGKIVDIGEAVGIIAAQSIGEPGTQLTMRTFHTGGSASADDITQGLPRVQELFEARTPKGASPIAESAGRITIDETDKAKKVILTPDNGDEPHVYPVLKRATLLVEDGQHVTVGQPLQVGTLDPKEVMRVMGAREVQKYLVNGVQGVYRSQGVPIHDKHIEVIVRQMLRKVTVVDHGETTLLPGELVDFKRYQNMNREAVAEGKRPASGRPELMGITKASLATESWLSAASFQETTRVLTQAAMEGRSDPLVGLKENVIIGKLIPAGTGLAKYRNVAVEATEEAKSERYPNRIFASDGTYSDADLSYVDFDSFSTDDFTPGTYN